A region of Lycium barbarum isolate Lr01 chromosome 3, ASM1917538v2, whole genome shotgun sequence DNA encodes the following proteins:
- the LOC132631965 gene encoding beta-carotene hydroxylase 1, chloroplastic-like — MAAGVSGIATSRTFCLQPNTFLGPKPASTAPPVLFFSPLTRNFGTILRSQEKPRLKVCFVLAEDGKLDARKTEIETIKDEIEAEINEEKSLAARLAEKLARKKSERFTYLVAAVMSSLGITSMAVLAVYYRFSWQMEGGEVPFSEMFGTFALSFGAAVGMEYWARWAHRALWHASLWHMHESHHRPREGPFELNDVFAITNAVPAIALLSYGFFHKGLIPGLCFGAGLGITVFGMAYMFVHDGLVHKRFPVGPIANVPYFRRVAAAHQLHHSEQFDGVPYGLFLGPKELEEVGGLEELEKEVNRRIKISKGL; from the exons ATGGCTGCCGGAGTTTCAGGCATTGCTACCTCCCGAACGTTTTGTCTCCAGCCCAACACGTTTCTAGGCCCAAAACCCGCCTCAACTGCCCCGCCAGTTCTGTTCTTCTCTCCGTTAACTCGCAATTTTGGCACAATTTTGCGGTCTCAAGAAAAGCCCAGGTTGAAGGTTTGTTTTGTGCTGGCTGAGGATGGGAAATTGGATGCTAGGAAAACTGAGATTGAAACAATAAAGGATGAGATAGAAGCAGAGATTAATGAAGAGAAGAGTTTAGCTGCCAGGCTGGCGGAAAAATTGGCGAGGAAAAAATCGGAGAGGTTTACTTATCTTGTGGCTGCTGTAATGTCTAGTTTGGGAATTACTTCTATGGCTGTATTGGCTGTTTATTACAGATTTTCATGGCAAATGGAG GGCGGAGAAGTGCCTTTTTCTGAAATGTTTGGTACATTCGCTCTCTCGTTTGGCGCTGCC GTAGGAATGGAGTACTGGGCGAGATGGGCTCATAGAGCGCTGTGGCATGCTTCTTTATGGCACATGCACGAG TCACACCATAGACCAAGAGAAGGACCATTCGAGTTGAACGATGTTTTTGCAATAACTAACGCTGTTCCAGCTATAGCTCTTCTTTCATACGGTTTCTTCCACAAAGGTCTCATCCCTGGACTCTGTTTCGGCGCG GGGCTAGGGATTACAGTATTTGGGATGGCCTACATGTTCGTTCACGATGGACTGGTTCACAAGAGATTCCCCGTGGGGCCCATTGCCAACGTACCTTATTTTCGGAGGGTAGCTGCAGCACATCAG CTTCATCACTCGGAGCAATTTGATGGTGTCCCATATGGCTTGTTCCTAGGACCTAAG GAATTGGAAGAAGTAGGAGGACTTGAGGAGTTGGAAAAGGAAGTCAACCGAAGAATTAAAATTTCTAAGGGATTATGA